Part of the Cyanobacteria bacterium GSL.Bin1 genome is shown below.
CAGTGCCCTTCTCTTTTAAAAAATTCGCAGCACTTAATGACATATAGCCCATATTGGCACCTACATCAATAAAATTTCCACCTTCTTTGAGCGCACTGTAAATCGTTTGCATGACAAAATTGTAGCCAGTATGTCCTTCTCTAGTTATAAATTTTCTTTCATTGATTGAAAGAACAGACAGCAGGAAATACAGATTATCAACCTGGTACCATGCTTTACCTATAATTTTATCCACTAATACACCAACACGATATTTTCCTTTCTCGATCAAGAAATTGTCAACATAGATGAGATAGAGATTATGAATAGTTTTTTTAAGTAAGTTGACTAGCATATATACTTTTATTAATTAAGATAATTATTTTACTTTTTCAAAAATACTAAGAATTTCTTGAGCTCTGGCTACCGTAGTATTTTGTTTGACCCA
Proteins encoded:
- a CDS encoding FkbM family methyltransferase; amino-acid sequence: MLVNLLKKTIHNLYLIYVDNFLIEKGKYRVGVLVDKIIGKAWYQVDNLYFLLSVLSINERKFITREGHTGYNFVMQTIYSALKEGGNFIDVGANMGYMSLSAANFLKEKGTVYSFEPSPREYKRLLTNIEYNRITNIKAINKGISKIQEYSELNLAAVSRSGMNSRHEITSKIDDKVISEFIPIELAYG